CAGTAAGGAACACACTAGAGCTTCGGAGACTCGACTCCACACTCCGACTCATGTATCTCGGCGATACGGCTGCTAAATGTGATTATATATAGCATCTTCTTAATGAGACTATGAACTATGACCTTCAGATCGGTTGACGCTGCATCTAGTCTTCTAGTCTCTCAAGCTATGTTGGAAGTCGGTTTTCGTGGACAGAGCAGGCATGCACGCGGCGACGCTGTTTCAGACTGTGGCtagatgttggtggttgacTGAACTGGGCTCGAGCTCAGACTCATTGGTGATTGTATAAcattgttggagttgaaagGCTTTGATGCTTGAGCATGAGCCATTTGCtttgaaacattgaagggacCAAGTGCGGACTGCCCCAGACTGCACGGTGCCTGGTACCTGGCGTATCAAATAACGTACTCATGGCTAGCCTGAGCAGTGACACAACACTGTGCGAATTCTCGACCCACTCCATCACTCCTAGTCCCATCTCACGCTGGTAATGTCGcgccttgccttggttgcatcGCGTCcgctctggtctggtccatgtaAATTTATCCATCGACGGCGACCGCACCACACGTCGTCACGCCTCTCCACCATCATTTTTGTCTATTCGCCAACCGCCTCAGAGCCCCCCCTACGACCAGACGACCAGACGACAAGACGACTATGGCGACGTGGCCGCCGAAAAGCGCGAGCTCGTCTCCAAAGTCGTTTTACACAGCCAATGATTCAGAGATTGAGGGATCAACCACGGCCAGCAGTCCCGCCCAGGGTCTGCCTTGTCCTTATCGCGATGCTCGACCACTTCCGCGGGAGTTGAAGGACCACTGCCACATTTTTCTGGAAGAGCAACTTTGTATGTATATTATGCTGTTCAGTGTAATGCCTTGGCACAAGATTTATGTAGGCTAACATCAGCCAGATTCCTGCGCCATCAATCTCTTGAATAGCACTCTGGGTTCCGGCATGTCAAGAAGGACGCCGTCCTCCAAGTCTGTCGCGATACCGCCGCCGAGCCATCTGGCGTTACTATGCACCCTCATCGTTCATCCCATTCACACAACGCGCGCTGAAAGACCCGAGCATCGAGACGTATCAGCCATGGCACTGGACTACCTCCGCAACCTGCTGACTGTTGTTGGTCCCGTCAACGCGGGGTTCCGCGACGCCTTCCAGTTCCATCATGCTTTACCGCGATCCAGTCGCCGATCAGGATTCACTAGCCCCAATGCAGATAGCGACATGtcagatggagatgcagagcGCGATCAGGACCGTCTGCAAGGGCGTATGGCGAACCGAAGCAGTTTATGGTTCCGGGGCCAAGATCTCTGGACGACGATTGGGTGGGCGTTTAACACGAGCACTTTGTATCCCGAACGGTGGCGGTATTGGAAAGTCTGGCTTGAGTTTATGCTGGATGTCCTCGAGACGGACTGGGATGAGAGGGAGCGACAGGATGAGGCAGGTCATGCGGCCACCAGGAGAGAAGGCGTCGCACCAACCACGTCGCGGAGTGAgtcgatgatggcaatgtaCATGGAGCAAAATACGGATGGACATATGGCCATGAACCTGAAGCGTATTATGAAGGCTCTTTTTGCTGATGGTGGCGCTTTGTCGTCGTCTACTTTCCTCGAATTGTTTGAGCGGGAACCGCGCGGTCCGAAGAAGGCTtccaagaagaggaagcggGATCAGGTGCTGGACCTGGAAAACGACAAATTCGGAGACTATTTTGACGATGATTCCATATCGTCGGGTATATCGGAGCCGCCTACGCCGCAGAAGTCTCGAAATGGGAGAAAGAATGACGCCATGGGTATTTTGCGCCCCGGGTTGGTCGAGTCAGTTGGTATTCGTCTCAGATTCTTCAAGCTCCTGTCCGCAACGACTGCCGCCCTACGGAAGCAGCGCGAGCTCGATAATCTATATGAGGATTACGTGCTTGCTATAAAGAagcttcctcttcaactctACGCCCTCTACGTCACGCAAAGGGACAATCCCTTGCCGTCTGAAATCCACGTCACCCTCATACAAGAGCTTTTCCACCTCCTCTTGCCGCCTACCTACAAAGATCCAGCAAAGGTTGATCCGGAGGGCGATGCGGAAGGGAGACTCACCATGCCCATGCTCCAACACTGCTACGTCTCATTACCAGCAAACACGGTGGGCCTGGAGGACAATGCCAAGCTCTCGCTGCTGGTTGAGAATGCGATCCAACTGCTCTGGGTGTCTGATATGATTGAATACACGGACAATTTTGGGGACGCTTGCGAGAAGGGAATCCAGGCGAGGGAggcaaaggccaagaagaagcggaCGGGGAAAGTGCAGGCCGAATCGAGTGATGTTTCTGCGAGAGATGTGCTGACTCAATCTGGGGAGCGGATTCGGATACTGGTCCAGGTGTTGAGGGAGTCGGCGTGTGTCATGATAGAATGAATGTGGTTGCTGGGGAAGGCTTGGGAGGGTTTGGTGTCGATTAAAATGATTGCGGCTTGGTGGATGGCATTCACGAGATTCATGAATAACGGGATATCTGGCGTTTTTGGAAGAGCATGGGTGGGTATACAAAGGACGTACAGACATACATACAGTGCATGCCGGAGTTAAGGTACTATATTGTAGATGATACCATGTGAGGAATTCTTGTTATTTTGCATGATGGTGCTATTCATATAGtagttattataatataCACACATATATGCTAGACCATGCTACTATTTTGTACACATCATACACGCATATAGATGCCAAACTAAACTACCATTTTCTGCAAATCATACACATGTAGATGCCAAACTATACTACCAATTTTGTACAAAGTATACACTATTCATACAGCTCATGACCCAAAGCTAGGATATCAAAAACatgccatcatccatccatccatccatccatccatccatcaatccatcaatcCATTAATCTACCTCTTCTTCCCAACACCCGGATTCCAAGCCGTCGGTTGCCAATCCTCACTCGGACCCCTCGACCTCGCCTTCGCCCACGGATCCTTCTCACCATCCTGCGTCTTCGCCCCAGCCTCCTCAGGCGGAGCTATCCCCTCCCGCGGCGCGTTCCCATCCTCCATGACCCGCGGCTTCGCCTCCCACCGCGCGTCCGCCTCGGCGGCAAGATACTTCATCCTCTGCTGCCGGACCACATCGCCCGTCTGCTCCTCCAGGGTCGGCGGGTCGCGCCGCATGTGCCGCAGCCATTGGTGCCAGAGCGGCGAGACTTTGACCTGCGAGTAGTGCGTCGATCGGGGGTAGTGCACGATGCGGCGCCAGCGGGAGTCGGAGGGGGATGTGGTGGCGGATGGTTTGGTGAGCTGGAATTCCCAGTATGTGTTGCCTTGGAGGTCATAGCCTGGAGTTTGAGTTAGatgggttggtggtgagggtgagggtgagggtgagcGTGGGATGGGATGTTACCGATGAAGAAGCGCTTGCGCCAGGGGAGACGGAGGGCCTTCCATTTGTACCAGGCTTGGGCTATGGGGCCTATTTGTCTGGGTGGCATTGTGGgtgatgtgtggtggtgttggaggtggaagctttttttttatgtGACGTCGGGATACTGGTACTGTATTGTAGTTTGGGGTATTTGCGCCACAACTTGGGGGGCAGACAGGCGGGATGCGGCGGTTACAGCCACAGCAGGTGCTGAAAGAAGTtgaaggttcaatgttaggtGACTTATGCACTAGGCTGTATTGGGATGGTGTTTCTTTAACATGGTCTTGTTGCCGGGTGCTAGTGAGACCACGGACAATGATGGGTAATATTAATTATGCGTTGAATATTAATTGTTTGGGATTATGGTACTATTTTTGCCCTAGCTATGGATGGATCAGTTGGTTTGTTTTGATACGTGGTGCAGTCCCTCGTCTGTTTGAGCAACCTTGAAGCCTTGGCTGGACCCTGCGTAAACATCCGCCACACGACGCGCCATCACGCTGTTCAAGTATGGAAATACTCGCCAGAAATGTTTTTGACTATGGCTCTCTCTTTCACATTGCGTGGGCTCTTCGGGAATAGGACAAAGGGTAATTAATAATGCACACCTGTATGTGACAAATGCGTTTCATTGGCGGTGCAACAAGGTGCATTCCAGCCGGATCTTGAACGTGGCTGACCGGGTGCGAAAGTGAGAGCAGAGGAGAGCAGCCTGCAGCGCCCCTCCAGTCTGTGCATTCAGTGAGTGACGTGACGACATGAGATGAGCCTgagcccaagccaagccaaaccaTACCAAACCATACCAAACCATACCAAATcaaaccacaccagacgAACCAAGACTAATCATAAACCTGCCAATTCCTCCCTCCCCCCGTTTCTACAACTCGTTACGCAACGAACCAAGTTGCACAACTCGGCCAGCATCTTGCATTTTCACATTCACCCACTGTCTAGACTTGGAACCAACCTTTACAGGATACGGCATTTTGCCGCGCAACCACAGTCATCATGGCCTCGGTCACGTCCCTGGACAAGGACCTGCGCAAGATGCGCCTGGACAAATACACGCCTGCCGCTGCCAACGAGGCACGCTCGTGGATTGAGGAGGCTCTTGGAGAGAGGCTACCATCTTCAGATCTGCTGGAGGGCTTGAAAGATGGCGTTGCGCTGTGCAAGTACGTCTGCTGTGTTGCTTGAAGGAATCTCCCTGACCTGCGAGACTTGCTAACCTTGGACTCTGTGTAGACTCGTCAACCTCGCAACTCCTCCGCCGGGCATCAGGTTCAAGCAGTCTGCCATGCCCTTTGTTCAAATGGAAAACATCTCACATTTCCTACGCGCCTGTCAGTCCCCGCCGCTGAACCTCCAACAGCACGACACCTTTCTCACCGTCGACCTCTACGAGCAAAAGGATCCCGCGCAGGTTCTCCAGTGCCTCGGAGCATTCAGCAGGGCCGCGCACGACGCCAACCCAGGCCGTTTCCCTGAGCCGATAGGTCCGAAGACCAGGGCAGCCGGAGGAATCAGCCCGCAGGCATCGGGATACGGCTCACCCACTGGCCTTCGCGGCCGTGGTACCTCCATCACGAGCAATTCATCCTCCGCATATGGATCGAGACCGGTGCTTCCTCATAGAACTGGCGATACCACTCCCACTGGCCGCCGTAGTCCGACCAAGAGCCCGACGGCGAACCCCGGATCTCCCGGCCCTGTTAGCAGCTGGAGTAAGCGGGAGCATGAGGGGTCTACGGCGCCGGCGTGGAACATTGCCCAATACGGGTACATGGGCGGTGCGAGTCAGGGTAATCTAGGTATATCCTTTGGCGGTATGCGACAAATCACGAGCGCGAGTCCGCACGTACCTAGTCTGGCCGACAAGGAGCGTAAACGAAAGGAAGAGGCCGAGAGacaagaggaggaggaacgACAGCGACGCGCCCAGCTggaagccgaggaggaggcagcTCGACGAGAGGAGGAACGCAGATGGGAACAAGAAACGCAGAGGCTGCGCGAGGAGGAACGCCGAAAGGCCGCCGAGGAAAAGCGCAGGTGGGAAGAGCAAGAACGTCAATGGAAGCTGACGGAGGAGAAACGACGTCAGGAGGAGCACGAAGCTGCAGCCaggctggaggaggagcgtaAACGAGCCAGAAGCCGCAGCGACGCCAGACTGCAAGGCCAATTCCTGAGCCAGTACCAGGCCGAGCAGGCGGAAGCAGATCGTCGAAACAACCGCAGCCAGCAACtcgaggagcagcttgaaCGGGCTCGCCAACGCGAGGCCGAGTACGAGCGTGAGCGCCAAACACGCAGCACCAGCAGACCCGTCGGCGAAATCGTCCCCAACAAGGCACGCTCCAGGAGCCGTGGTCACCGCGGTACATCACCATCGCCCTCTGCCCCCTCGGCCGTAGGACCGCAACGCTCGCAGAACCGCTACGAATCATGGACCAAAGACGACGAGCGCAAGTATCTCCAGACCCAGTGGACCGAGCACCAGCACGACTCGCGAGAATCGACCCTCGAGGATTCAGTGCAAGCTGAAGTCCAACCAACACCTCCCCTCGTCACATCCCCCCGTCCTCTCCCCGAGCCAAACGTCACACCCAAACCGaaacccaaaccacaaaTACCTACATCGCCCAATCCCCCCAGCAGCAGCCGACCGCTCCCCGACCCCAAAAAGTACACGTCTCCCCCCTCGGCATCCTCACAAACCAGAACAGATCgcttcctcgccaccaacacaccCCCCACTCAACCCAAGCCCCATCAAACATATGCGCGTGAACTAGGCGCCACCGAAGAACGAGACGGCGAAGACCGTCGCCGCGTGCAGAGCCAGGCGCAAACAAAAGCCGGCGGATGGGCGTCAAAGTCCCTCCTCGAGcgggagatggagatggagcgccagcgccagcaggAGTGGGAGGAGTCGCAGAAGGAGACGGCCAAGGCGGTCCGCTCGGGAGAAGGCGTCGACGGCATTGGGGGAGGCGTCGGTGGTAGATGGGACGTAGGTCAATGGAGTGGCTATACGGGCGGCGATTCGCAGAATAGGGGAGCCCAGGGAATTGGTTCGGGGAGGAGACAGATTGTTGGTCCGAGGCCTTTGCCTGGTTCGAATCGGTGATGGGAGTGGGAGCTGATGATGCAATAGATGGGATGGGTAAAGGCGTATCTTGTGCGGATACCTAGTTTTAATTTGACGTATTGCCAATATTTGACTGTACAAGTGCTATATTTGCTGTGCGTGACCACAGTCTGTGGCCATGAGTATTTGCCCTCGTTCATCTCCGAtctggctcctcctccttgtTGTCCATGAATCCCTCCGTAAGGCTAGATGCCATTAGCATAGACTTTGACACAAGACTACCTACTCCCTACGTAGCGTCCTATTCCTGTCTAGTCCCAAGCTAAGTGCGAGTGTAATCGCCAAACGTCTGCCCATGTACGTCGCCTACCTCCTCGCCGTCTTCTAAACTGTTATCCTCGTCCAGGATGGGCAAATACTAATGGTCTACCCATACTTGGGTGGACAAATACTTATGACCTTCCACTCCGTAGGGAGCTGAGGACAGCCTACTCTTGGTCGTAGTCGTTGGCATCGGGTAACCGTCACTTACACACTTCATCATACGACTACTTATTATTGATGATACACAATCGGGACATAATTAAAATATAAATTTACCATTCGTGTATTATGGTATACATAGACAACGTATATACTCGTGTTTCCGCCATGGACTCATCTACAGCCCACCATACtgtgacaatgacaagtcGTTTTCGCTAATCTCACCAAGGATGACTAAGTACTGCTTTCTTCATGGACATCCTGTGTACAGCCCAATGACCTAGCTTTTATTCCCGCATTCGAGACCGGACATAACTCGCTTCGCCCGTTGGCAACAATTCCAGTTTCACGACCCTCAGTATGTCTAGtcgcagccaacatggccggTTATTGGAGTAGACGTCTCTCATTCGAGCGGGGTTGCAAtaacagcaccagcaccagcacctcTTCTCTCTTTGTCCCCAGTCACATGTGGCTGTTGCcgcaaaaaaagaaaacttGTGACAGATATCTTGCAGTTGTCTGATACGACTGCGTAGGTTCAACTTTAACAATACTTGCCATAATGGCGGCCCGTTCCGTCGCGGCTCGGAGGCACTCGTTTTCGTATGAAGGGGGAAGGGATCTCTCATTCATGGCCAACATGTGCTTGCCCGATTAGGGTCCTTCGATGCCGTTCTGAGTGGCT
The genomic region above belongs to Pochonia chlamydosporia 170 chromosome 2, whole genome shotgun sequence and contains:
- a CDS encoding major facilitator superfamily transporter (similar to Beauveria bassiana ARSEF 2860 XP_008596938.1); this translates as MATWPPKSASSSPKSFYTANDSEIEGSTTASSPAQGLPCPYRDARPLPRELKDHCHIFLEEQLYSCAINLLNSTLGSGMSRRTPSSKSVAIPPPSHLALLCTLIVHPIHTTRAERPEHRDVSAMALDYLRNLLTVVGPVNAGFRDAFQFHHALPRSSRRSGFTSPNADSDMSDGDAERDQDRLQGRMANRSSLWFRGQDLWTTIGWAFNTSTLYPERWRYWKVWLEFMLDVLETDWDERERQDEAGHAATRREGVAPTTSRSESMMAMYMEQNTDGHMAMNLKRIMKALFADGGALSSSTFLELFEREPRGPKKASKKRKRDQVLDLENDKFGDYFDDDSISSGISEPPTPQKSRNGRKNDAMGILRPGLVESVGIRLRFFKLLSATTAALRKQRELDNLYEDYVLAIKKLPLQLYALYVTQRDNPLPSEIHVTLIQELFHLLLPPTYKDPAKVDPEGDAEGRLTMPMLQHCYVSLPANTVGLEDNAKLSLLVENAIQLLWVSDMIEYTDNFGDACEKGIQAREAKAKKKRTGKVQAESSDVSARDVLTQSGERIRILVQVLRESACVMIE
- a CDS encoding calponin (similar to Pyrenophora tritici-repentis Pt-1C-BFP XP_001932025.1) codes for the protein MASVTSLDKDLRKMRLDKYTPAAANEARSWIEEALGERLPSSDLLEGLKDGVALCKLVNLATPPPGIRFKQSAMPFVQMENISHFLRACQSPPLNLQQHDTFLTVDLYEQKDPAQVLQCLGAFSRAAHDANPGRFPEPIGPKTRAAGGISPQASGYGSPTGLRGRGTSITSNSSSAYGSRPVLPHRTGDTTPTGRRSPTKSPTANPGSPGPVSSWSKREHEGSTAPAWNIAQYGYMGGASQGNLGISFGGMRQITSASPHVPSLADKERKRKEEAERQEEEERQRRAQLEAEEEAARREEERRWEQETQRLREEERRKAAEEKRRWEEQERQWKLTEEKRRQEEHEAAARLEEERKRARSRSDARLQGQFLSQYQAEQAEADRRNNRSQQLEEQLERARQREAEYERERQTRSTSRPVGEIVPNKARSRSRGHRGTSPSPSAPSAVGPQRSQNRYESWTKDDERKYLQTQWTEHQHDSRESTLEDSVQAEVQPTPPLVTSPRPLPEPNVTPKPKPKPQIPTSPNPPSSSRPLPDPKKYTSPPSASSQTRTDRFLATNTPPTQPKPHQTYARELGATEERDGEDRRRVQSQAQTKAGGWASKSLLEREMEMERQRQQEWEESQKETAKAVRSGEGVDGIGGGVGGRWDVGQWSGYTGGDSQNRGAQGIGSGRRQIVGPRPLPGSNR
- a CDS encoding NADH ubiquinone oxidoreductase subunit, translated to MPPRQIGPIAQAWYKWKALRLPWRKRFFIGYDLQGNTYWEFQLTKPSATTSPSDSRWRRIVHYPRSTHYSQVKVSPLWHQWLRHMRRDPPTLEEQTGDVVRQQRMKYLAAEADARWEAKPRVMEDGNAPREGIAPPEEAGAKTQDGEKDPWAKARSRGPSEDWQPTAWNPGVGKKR